In the Kribbella sp. NBC_00482 genome, one interval contains:
- a CDS encoding hydroxyacid dehydrogenase → METHDGSRAAGRSRILLAVDEPELGAFFPAAARHELGELGRVRVATTSALQDLDTFRKALAGVEILVAAWRFPCLTAERLDRAPRLRFVAYAASSLRSITGPDFWQRGIPISQAGDAMAPAVAELALTYSLALLRRVPRLDHNLRSDGWERARDIPRARELRGARVTVVGASRTGRAYIAAVRALGAEVRVYDPYLPPGDELAPYADDLATLLPRTDVLSIHAPGNPETRHLIDAHALALLPDRAAVVNTARASIIDLDALYAEVSSGRLDAAMDVFDTEPLEPGDRWTRLPNVLVSPHVAGATRESRARAGRIVLDEIRRYLDGRPLEHAVTPAALARMA, encoded by the coding sequence ATGGAGACACACGACGGATCTCGGGCCGCGGGCCGGTCACGCATCCTGCTCGCGGTCGACGAGCCCGAACTGGGCGCGTTCTTCCCGGCGGCGGCGCGGCACGAGCTCGGCGAGCTGGGCCGCGTCCGCGTCGCCACCACGTCCGCGCTACAGGATCTCGACACCTTCCGGAAAGCCCTGGCCGGGGTCGAGATCCTCGTCGCGGCGTGGCGGTTCCCGTGTCTCACCGCCGAGCGCCTCGACCGGGCGCCGCGGCTGCGGTTCGTCGCCTATGCCGCGTCGTCGTTGCGGTCGATCACCGGACCCGACTTCTGGCAGCGCGGGATCCCGATCTCGCAGGCCGGGGACGCGATGGCGCCGGCCGTGGCCGAACTGGCGCTCACCTACTCCCTCGCACTCCTGCGACGTGTCCCCCGCCTGGATCACAACCTCCGCAGCGACGGCTGGGAGCGCGCCCGCGACATCCCCCGTGCCCGGGAGCTCCGCGGCGCCAGGGTCACGGTCGTCGGAGCGTCCCGGACCGGCCGCGCCTACATCGCGGCGGTCCGGGCCCTCGGTGCGGAGGTTCGCGTCTACGATCCGTACCTCCCACCCGGGGACGAGCTGGCGCCGTACGCCGACGATCTCGCAACGCTGTTGCCGCGCACCGACGTACTGTCGATCCACGCGCCGGGCAACCCCGAGACGCGGCACCTGATCGATGCTCATGCGCTCGCGCTCCTGCCCGACCGCGCCGCGGTCGTCAACACGGCACGTGCCTCGATCATCGACCTCGACGCCCTGTACGCCGAGGTTTCGTCGGGTCGATTGGACGCGGCCATGGACGTGTTCGACACCGAGCCCCTCGAACCTGGGGATCGCTGGACCCGGCTCCCCAACGTGCTCGTCTCACCGCATGTCGCCGGCGCGACCCGTGAGTCACGCGCCCGGGCGGGACGCATCGTGCTCGACGAGATTCGCCGGTACCTCGACGGCCGTCCGCTCGAGCACGCCGTCACCCCGGCCGCCCTCGCGAGAATGGCCTGA
- a CDS encoding right-handed parallel beta-helix repeat-containing protein — translation MTRPRPLRVIAASCALVLGAAALSASLASAAPRPTNVILVAPDGKKPKDLHADQVVRTLDAAQALARAKNSTADVRILLAGGTYELKKPLRFGSRDGGRNGHTVTWQSVPGQHAVLSGGSKVTGWTLTDPAKNIWSADVPVGSRSRQLYVDGQLAQRTQLLVAESKKTREHLVFSQRGLTINDPALAERIAGLSNAGELEIEELGSFTDRYSPVQTVDGSTLVMEQPAWDNNNFGYDTLKSPYNRGAIYLNNAYELISGPNQWYLDSAKGKVFYRPADGQSMAATDVRLPRLESLVQVSGSYRDPVQNLAFSNLTFAHTTWNFPSGPQGYVDQQSGAHIVGKYAKPADFLTSCQDGCPEFEKTRNEWHQIPAAVQVSAAEHVAFDGNSFEQVGSVGLGLGMDPNAHASGVGYGAGEIDVRGNSFTNSAASAIVVGGVQPDAHHPRDRRMTNHDVRIVDNTIKGVSKSYRDNAGILSTYVTRATITHNTLTDLPYDGVDIGWGWGINDPGGNQYYLEAGLYNHQPIYRTPTTFRENYVAYNLIHDTKQAMHDGGSIYTLSSSPGTVIERNYVYDSQVTFGALIDQGTRYVVMRDNVFLGSSRWVYINADDGNPDTFNTKDNLVTGNWWDVGPARNPEGPGYNNQVVGNTQITDGVFPPEAHKVMTEAGTRR, via the coding sequence ATGACCCGACCTCGTCCGCTCCGCGTGATCGCCGCCTCCTGCGCGCTGGTCCTCGGCGCCGCCGCCCTCTCCGCCTCGCTCGCTTCGGCCGCCCCGCGGCCGACCAACGTCATCCTGGTCGCCCCCGACGGCAAGAAGCCCAAGGACCTGCACGCCGACCAGGTCGTTCGCACACTCGACGCCGCCCAGGCACTGGCCCGGGCGAAGAACTCGACCGCCGACGTCCGCATCCTGCTGGCCGGCGGCACCTACGAACTGAAGAAGCCGCTGCGCTTCGGCTCCCGGGACGGCGGCCGCAACGGGCACACCGTCACCTGGCAGAGCGTGCCCGGGCAGCACGCCGTACTGTCCGGCGGTTCCAAGGTCACCGGCTGGACGCTGACCGACCCGGCGAAGAACATCTGGTCCGCCGATGTCCCGGTCGGCAGCCGGTCGCGTCAGCTGTACGTCGACGGGCAACTCGCGCAGCGCACCCAGTTGCTAGTGGCGGAATCGAAGAAGACCCGCGAGCACCTGGTCTTCAGCCAGCGTGGCCTGACGATCAACGATCCGGCGCTGGCCGAACGCATCGCCGGACTCTCGAATGCCGGCGAGCTCGAGATCGAGGAGCTGGGCTCGTTCACGGATCGCTACTCCCCTGTCCAGACGGTCGACGGCAGCACCCTGGTGATGGAGCAGCCGGCCTGGGACAACAACAACTTCGGCTACGACACGCTCAAGTCGCCGTACAACCGCGGCGCGATCTACCTGAACAACGCGTACGAGCTGATCTCCGGCCCGAACCAGTGGTACCTCGACTCCGCGAAGGGCAAGGTCTTCTACCGGCCGGCCGACGGGCAGTCGATGGCGGCGACCGACGTACGGCTGCCGCGACTGGAGTCACTGGTGCAGGTCAGCGGCAGCTACCGCGATCCCGTCCAGAACCTTGCCTTCAGCAACCTCACGTTCGCGCACACGACCTGGAACTTTCCTAGCGGTCCGCAGGGGTACGTCGACCAGCAGAGCGGCGCGCACATCGTCGGTAAATACGCCAAGCCGGCCGATTTCCTGACCAGTTGCCAGGACGGCTGTCCCGAGTTCGAGAAGACCCGCAACGAGTGGCATCAGATCCCGGCCGCCGTACAAGTGTCCGCCGCCGAGCACGTCGCCTTCGACGGCAACAGCTTCGAGCAAGTCGGTTCGGTCGGGCTCGGCCTCGGCATGGATCCGAACGCGCACGCGTCCGGCGTCGGGTACGGCGCCGGCGAGATCGATGTCCGGGGCAACAGCTTCACCAACAGCGCCGCGTCGGCGATCGTGGTCGGCGGCGTGCAGCCCGACGCGCACCATCCACGGGACCGGCGGATGACGAACCACGACGTACGCATCGTCGACAACACGATCAAGGGCGTCTCGAAGAGCTACCGCGACAACGCCGGCATCCTGTCGACGTACGTCACCCGCGCGACGATCACGCACAACACCCTCACCGACCTGCCGTACGACGGCGTCGACATCGGCTGGGGATGGGGTATCAACGACCCGGGCGGCAACCAGTACTACCTGGAGGCCGGGCTCTACAACCACCAGCCGATCTACCGGACGCCGACGACGTTCCGGGAGAACTACGTCGCCTACAACCTGATCCACGACACCAAGCAGGCGATGCACGACGGCGGCAGCATCTACACGCTCTCGTCGAGCCCCGGCACCGTGATCGAACGCAACTACGTGTACGACAGCCAGGTGACATTCGGCGCGCTGATCGACCAGGGGACGCGGTACGTCGTGATGCGCGACAACGTGTTCCTGGGCAGCAGCCGCTGGGTCTACATCAACGCCGACGACGGCAACCCGGACACCTTCAACACCAAGGACAACCTGGTCACCGGCAACTGGTGGGACGTCGGCCCGGCCCGCAACCCCGAGGGCCCCGGCTACAACAACCAGGTGGTCGGCAACACCCAGATCACCGACGGCGTCTTCCCGCCGGAGGCCCACAAGGTCATGACCGAAGCAGGCACCCGCCGCTGA
- a CDS encoding FadR/GntR family transcriptional regulator, with amino-acid sequence MASDPGQATVRLAPAAAAQRPARLADLVVESILDGVVSGAIQPNAVLPPESALSEQFQVSRITVREAVKLLEAKGLVEVRRGIGAVVKDDTNWNLLDSAVLAAAVRNDANLGILDELVGVRVALESNLAGLAAAQATDEDRAAIEAIFHRLEADTARPEVFIQTDVEFHDRIMAASGNRLARSIVSTVHSQARTSMRYQGHPSVEDVRTTNSEHRIVLERILDRDTAGAAEAMTSHINSAWQRRRPLPRT; translated from the coding sequence ATGGCGTCGGACCCCGGACAGGCAACCGTGCGACTCGCTCCGGCGGCGGCCGCGCAACGTCCGGCGCGACTGGCCGACCTGGTGGTCGAGTCGATCCTCGACGGGGTGGTGTCCGGCGCGATCCAGCCGAACGCCGTGCTGCCGCCGGAGTCCGCCCTGTCCGAGCAGTTCCAGGTCAGCCGGATCACCGTCCGCGAGGCGGTCAAGCTCCTCGAGGCCAAGGGCCTGGTCGAGGTCCGCCGCGGGATCGGCGCGGTGGTGAAGGACGACACGAACTGGAACCTGCTGGACTCCGCCGTCCTCGCGGCCGCGGTCCGGAACGACGCGAACCTGGGCATCCTCGACGAGTTGGTCGGCGTCCGCGTCGCCCTCGAATCCAACCTGGCCGGCCTGGCCGCGGCGCAGGCGACCGACGAGGACCGCGCGGCGATCGAGGCGATCTTCCACCGACTCGAGGCCGACACGGCACGGCCCGAGGTCTTCATCCAGACCGACGTCGAGTTCCACGACCGGATCATGGCCGCGTCCGGGAACCGGCTGGCCCGGTCCATCGTGAGCACGGTGCACAGCCAGGCCCGGACCAGCATGCGCTACCAGGGCCACCCGAGCGTCGAGGACGTCCGTACGACGAACTCCGAGCACCGGATCGTGCTGGAACGGATCCTCGACCGCGACACCGCCGGCGCCGCCGAGGCCATGACCAGCCACATCAACTCCGCCTGGCAGCGTCGCCGCCCCCTCCCGCGCACCTGA